In Amycolatopsis endophytica, the following are encoded in one genomic region:
- a CDS encoding zinc-dependent alcohol dehydrogenase family protein, producing the protein MRAAIVDQPGSIRVGEVPDPAPGERDVVIKVGATGICGTDLHIADGHFPPTPYPIVPGHEFAGEIVELGGNVPGGWKVGDRVAVDPSLFCGYCDPCRAGHGNLCENWGATGDTVDGAFAEYVSVPASTCYRLPDHLSWQEGALVEPVSCAVHGVRRVGVEAGEHFLVVGAGTMGLIMQMLLQRAGARVTVVDRNASRLPRAKDLGAHAVAADVSELDGERFDAAADCTGAAPAIEAAFDSLRRGGRLLVFGVAPAEARVALSPFRIYNDEITVVGSMAVLHSYGAALDLVASGAVDTNALLTDALPLERFLDALELMRSGAGLKVQVLPGAPNA; encoded by the coding sequence ATGCGCGCCGCCATCGTCGATCAACCGGGTTCCATCAGGGTCGGCGAGGTGCCCGATCCGGCACCGGGGGAGCGCGACGTCGTGATCAAGGTCGGGGCCACCGGCATCTGCGGCACCGACCTGCACATCGCCGACGGCCACTTCCCGCCGACGCCGTACCCGATCGTCCCCGGTCACGAGTTCGCGGGCGAGATCGTCGAACTCGGCGGGAACGTCCCCGGCGGCTGGAAGGTCGGCGACCGCGTGGCCGTCGACCCCTCGCTGTTCTGCGGCTACTGCGACCCGTGCCGCGCCGGGCACGGCAACCTGTGTGAGAACTGGGGCGCCACCGGCGACACCGTCGACGGCGCCTTCGCCGAATACGTGAGCGTTCCCGCGAGCACCTGCTACCGCCTGCCCGACCACCTGTCCTGGCAGGAGGGCGCGCTGGTCGAGCCGGTGTCCTGCGCGGTGCACGGCGTGCGCCGCGTCGGGGTCGAGGCGGGCGAGCACTTCCTCGTCGTCGGCGCCGGGACCATGGGCCTGATCATGCAGATGCTCCTGCAGCGGGCCGGTGCCCGCGTCACGGTCGTCGACCGCAACGCGTCCCGCCTGCCGCGGGCCAAGGACCTCGGCGCGCACGCCGTCGCCGCCGACGTGTCCGAACTGGACGGCGAGCGGTTCGACGCGGCGGCCGACTGCACCGGTGCGGCCCCGGCGATCGAGGCCGCCTTCGATTCGCTGCGCCGCGGCGGGCGTCTGCTCGTCTTCGGCGTCGCCCCGGCGGAGGCACGTGTCGCGCTTTCGCCGTTCCGGATCTACAACGACGAGATCACGGTGGTGGGTTCGATGGCTGTTCTGCACTCCTACGGTGCCGCGCTGGACCTCGTGGCGTCCGGCGCGGTCGACACGAACGCCCTGCTGACCGACGCGTTGCCGCTGGAACGCTTCCTCGACGCGCTGGAACTGATGCGCAGTGGCGCGGGGTTGAAGGTCCAGGTGTTGCCGGGGGCCCCGAATGCGTAA